AAATGGAGCGTCATCATTCAACCAAATACCGGGTAGTTCTTTTCCGGCCGGCTGCCTAAAGTCACGAAATCGACGATGTGCGGCCGGAACGTCGAGATCTATCTTTTTTCCGGCGAATGTAGTGGAATCTATGAGAATTCCACGACGACTGGAGATCGCTTGCCGTCGAAATTCACACCCTTCCAAACCTCGCTCCATTGCGACTAGCTATGTCCATCTCCACCCAACAGCACCGAGCCGAAGCCCCGCAAGTCGTCACCGCTGCCGTCATTACGATTAGCGACACGCGGACGAAGGATAACGATACAAGCGGCGCAAAGATTGTCGATACGATGACCACCGCTGGGCACAAGATTCTCGCTTGGGAGATCGTCCCGGATGAACCTGCCCGCATCAAGCCGCTGATCGAAAAGTTCCGCGAAGCGCCAGAGCTAGACGTCATTCTCATCACGGGAGGCACGGGTATTGGCAGCCGAGATCAAACGTTTGAAACGATCAGTGGCCTGCTCGACAAAACGTTGCCAGGCTTTGGCGAGATATTCCGAGTCCTTAGTTACGAAGAAATCGGTCCGGCGGCCATGCTCAGCCGTGCGGTGGGCGGTCTCGTCGGGCGCACCATTCTGCTCTCGATGCCAGGTTCAACCGCCGCCGTCCGATTGGCAATGGAAAAACTCGTTGTGCCAGAAATCGGGCATCTTGTACGCGAAGCACGGAAGTGAGACGACTCGCCAAAGAATACTTCGCACATCCCAAAAAAGGCGCTCTAGTAGAGAAAACTCCGATGACCTCGGACGGCGTCGATCGGCATAGTGAGGTGCAAACGGTGTCTTCCTATCTCGAAGTCATTCGGTGCGCTAGATCGCTCTTCCACTTGAACTTCAACGGATTTCATCGGAGTTTCATTGCGCGTCGAAAAATTCTCGAACGAAGCCCAATCAAGGATTGCGTCCGAACACCACCAAACACATATCGTCGCTTTGGGCTCGACCGGCGGCATGGCGTTTAACGTCGTCGAGAATGATGCGGCCCAGCGCGGCGGCATTATCGGCAACCAATCCAACTTGCTGCTGAAGGCGTTCCAGCGTGTACAGGTCGTTCGCTGGGTTGAGGGCTTCGCTGATGCCATCGGTAAACAGGGTGATGACTTCACCGGGCGCCAGCGGCACATCGGCGGATTCATACGAAACTCCGTCGGCCACTCCGAGCGGAAGGCCCGCGATTTCAGCGGCTGCGGCTTCGACTCGGCCCGCGCCGAATCGTGCAAAGGGAGGCATGTGGCCGGCATTGACGAGCGTCACGCGATGTTCCCGCGGATCCAGTAGCGCCAGAACGAAGGTCATAAACCGATCTTCCCAACCAGAGCCGCAAAAGTGTTCGTTGATGCGATCGACGGCTTTGGCGGCGGAGGATTCGCTGGCGAGGCAATATCGCACGTCGGCCGAAAGCTTCGCCATCACCAATGCCGCCGGAATGCCTTTCCCCGAAACATCGGCTAAGACAATTGCGATGCGACCGCCGGGCAGTGGAATGTAATCGTAAAAATCGCCCCCGATCTGGTTGGCGGGTTCATAGAAATCGAAGAATTGGTAACCTTCGATTTTCGGCGGCGCAGAGGGCAACAGCGCCTGTTGCACTTTATGAGCAGTTGCCAAATCTTGCTCGATCTTCTGCTGCTGCAAACGCCGCTCGTGAAGCTGAGCGTTGTCGAGTGCGAAGGCCGCCTGCGAAGCCACCCCTGCCAGCACTTCCAGATCTTCACTCGTGAATCGACCGCGTTGGTCGAGCGTGTCGATCTGAATGACGCCAAGCACAGCGCCTTCGGCGCTTACCATCGGAGCGCACATCATCGAACGGATGCGAAAATCGGCGATGCTCTGACTCATTTCAAACCGCGCATCGGTCGCCGCGTCGGCGGAAAGGATCGCCTGCTTCTGCTTGATCGCTTCGTTCACGATCGTACGGCTAATTCGTGCGCTTTCCTCGTCATTTTTTCGCCGCTGTTTGAACGCTTTGGGAA
The Pirellulales bacterium DNA segment above includes these coding regions:
- a CDS encoding MogA/MoaB family molybdenum cofactor biosynthesis protein translates to MSISTQQHRAEAPQVVTAAVITISDTRTKDNDTSGAKIVDTMTTAGHKILAWEIVPDEPARIKPLIEKFREAPELDVILITGGTGIGSRDQTFETISGLLDKTLPGFGEIFRVLSYEEIGPAAMLSRAVGGLVGRTILLSMPGSTAAVRLAMEKLVVPEIGHLVREARK
- a CDS encoding SpoIIE family protein phosphatase — translated: MAVLEFLNGNQIGQRLPIEGERAILGRHPDCDIVLDQGAVSRQHAQISLVDGRYILEDLRSRNGTLLNGQLISSPQPLSNGDEVKICDLTLTFHLDGSDAPAALQLPSSDETYDGLFTVEEGDDGKVGSSTVMMKLDIRASGEGVRLTANPETKLRAMIEITQNLAQATAIDQILPKILDSLFNIFVQADRGFVVLSTADNKLLPKAFKQRRKNDEESARISRTIVNEAIKQKQAILSADAATDARFEMSQSIADFRIRSMMCAPMVSAEGAVLGVIQIDTLDQRGRFTSEDLEVLAGVASQAAFALDNAQLHERRLQQQKIEQDLATAHKVQQALLPSAPPKIEGYQFFDFYEPANQIGGDFYDYIPLPGGRIAIVLADVSGKGIPAALVMAKLSADVRYCLASESSAAKAVDRINEHFCGSGWEDRFMTFVLALLDPREHRVTLVNAGHMPPFARFGAGRVEAAAAEIAGLPLGVADGVSYESADVPLAPGEVITLFTDGISEALNPANDLYTLERLQQQVGLVADNAAALGRIILDDVKRHAAGRAQSDDMCLVVFGRNP